The Fictibacillus arsenicus genome contains a region encoding:
- a CDS encoding energy-coupling factor transporter transmembrane component T family protein, producing MHTAFKKRWLHKINPALKLFTLTFLFIFAVTIHHLNFMITFTLTVSILFFFCTGQPYKHILLFLLPFLFVFFSTAVSMILFGKGETTLFKWGLVHVTEESLYRGLHLGCRALVFAMMGITFVLTTKPVQLFYSLMQQLKLQPKYAYSFMAAIRLIPIMFEELQTIRDAQKVRGVQTRKGISSLIKSIKSLPIPLLSQSIRRAFRIAVAMEAKRFNSSKERTFYYKIRFSRYDLLFIGYFVLSISGAYIIAMEFPLFPIKDVRN from the coding sequence ATGCATACAGCATTTAAAAAAAGATGGCTGCATAAGATTAACCCTGCTCTTAAACTATTTACACTCACTTTTTTATTTATATTTGCTGTAACGATCCATCATTTGAATTTTATGATTACTTTTACATTGACAGTTTCTATTTTGTTCTTCTTTTGTACTGGCCAACCCTATAAACATATTTTGCTTTTTCTGCTGCCTTTTTTATTTGTATTTTTCTCAACGGCAGTTTCTATGATTTTATTTGGAAAAGGCGAAACAACTTTATTTAAATGGGGGCTTGTACACGTTACAGAGGAGAGTTTATATCGGGGTTTGCACTTAGGTTGTAGAGCACTTGTATTTGCGATGATGGGTATAACATTCGTTTTGACAACAAAGCCGGTCCAGCTCTTTTATTCACTGATGCAGCAGCTTAAACTTCAGCCAAAATATGCTTATAGTTTTATGGCGGCAATTCGGCTGATTCCAATTATGTTTGAAGAATTACAGACCATTCGGGATGCACAAAAAGTAAGAGGAGTTCAGACTCGAAAAGGAATAAGCAGTTTAATAAAGAGTATAAAATCACTGCCAATTCCTTTACTTTCACAAAGCATACGAAGAGCTTTTCGAATTGCAGTTGCAATGGAAGCAAAGAGATTTAACTCATCAAAAGAACGAACTTTTTATTACAAAATTCGTTTTTCACGATATGACCTGTTATTTATAGGGTATTTTGTTTTATCGATAAGTGGAGCTTATATAATTGCAATGGAATTTCCGCTCTTTCCTATAAAAGATGTTAGAAATTAA
- a CDS encoding DUF2238 domain-containing protein, translating to MKRKNIHLILLIIVIAFFIWSFIKPARYPIWIVEVGPSVIAILVVLYYYNKVRLTTLSYCIIALLTILTFIGGHFTYNDVPLFDWIQETYDFKRNHYDRFGHFIKGLIVIVFREILILKSALPIGKWVQFLAINMTLSLSAFYEIIEWIASIISKKKTKDFVGAQGDIWDAQWDMALTLLGTIIALVLLTGLHNRYIKSLKVKDWS from the coding sequence ATGAAACGAAAAAACATTCACCTTATTCTTTTAATAATTGTAATAGCATTTTTTATTTGGTCATTCATTAAACCTGCTCGTTATCCGATTTGGATTGTAGAGGTTGGACCTTCTGTAATTGCCATTTTAGTTGTGCTTTATTATTACAATAAAGTAAGACTTACTACGCTTTCTTACTGCATTATAGCTCTATTGACCATATTGACTTTTATTGGGGGGCATTTTACTTATAATGATGTGCCTCTTTTTGACTGGATACAAGAAACTTATGACTTCAAAAGGAATCATTACGATCGATTTGGTCATTTTATAAAAGGTTTAATAGTAATTGTATTTCGTGAGATTTTAATCCTAAAATCGGCTTTGCCAATTGGTAAATGGGTTCAATTCCTTGCTATAAATATGACTTTATCACTGTCAGCGTTTTACGAAATTATTGAATGGATTGCAAGTATAATTTCAAAAAAGAAAACAAAGGACTTTGTTGGCGCTCAAGGTGACATTTGGGATGCACAATGGGATATGGCTCTTACTTTATTAGGTACAATTATTGCTCTTGTTCTATTAACTGGATTGCATAACCGATATATAAAATCCTTAAAAGTGAAAGACTGGTCTTAA
- a CDS encoding chemotaxis protein — MTKKIAVAVLHGIGDQKEDFSDIFSEELTKRFSQNLKPYLPAPEAELVIQPVYWGSVFNGRENEMWEKLSKAAELDFAKLRHFVIHFFGDAIAYQPSANHNPNYIKVHEVYAKGLQKLSKKAGLDAPLFVIGHSLGTVITSNYFYDLQYIPDRVPEKVQENMGDTPLERGNTLTGFFSLGSPLALWSLRYADFDVPINVPSPNLKKYYPSLSGRWINMYDKDDVFGYPLKPLNDAYDKAVASDVEINSGNLISSWSPLSHMHYFTTNDLINQIGDDLANTWKQINLKSS, encoded by the coding sequence ATGACAAAAAAGATCGCTGTAGCTGTCCTGCATGGTATCGGGGACCAAAAAGAAGATTTTTCAGATATATTTTCAGAAGAACTGACTAAAAGATTTTCACAAAATCTAAAACCTTATTTACCAGCTCCAGAAGCAGAGTTAGTTATTCAGCCTGTCTATTGGGGCAGTGTGTTCAATGGACGAGAAAATGAGATGTGGGAAAAGCTCTCAAAAGCTGCAGAATTAGATTTTGCAAAGCTGAGACATTTTGTTATTCACTTTTTTGGTGATGCCATCGCTTATCAGCCCTCTGCAAATCACAATCCGAACTACATAAAGGTTCATGAAGTCTACGCGAAGGGACTTCAAAAGCTGAGCAAAAAAGCAGGTCTAGACGCACCTTTATTTGTTATAGGTCACAGTTTAGGAACGGTAATTACAAGCAATTATTTTTATGATTTACAATACATACCTGATAGAGTTCCTGAAAAAGTTCAAGAAAATATGGGTGATACACCTCTTGAACGAGGAAACACACTTACAGGTTTCTTTTCTTTAGGAAGCCCGCTGGCTTTATGGAGTTTAAGATATGCTGACTTTGATGTTCCAATAAATGTACCCTCACCTAATCTGAAAAAATATTATCCCAGCCTGAGCGGAAGATGGATAAATATGTACGACAAAGATGATGTCTTTGGGTACCCGCTTAAACCGCTAAATGATGCATATGATAAAGCTGTTGCAAGTGATGTTGAAATAAATAGCGGGAATCTAATCAGCAGCTGGTCACCGTTATCTCATATGCACTATTTCACAACGAATGATTTAATCAATCAAATAGGTGATGACCTCGCTAATACATGGAAACAAATTAATTTAAAAAGTAGCTAA
- a CDS encoding DUF6944 family repetitive protein, translating to MNVISNLLQAAGNALQALGGKFELDDPNGDHEYSQSLIVARCWIQAVGASIISIMITDEKRKEIKIGKV from the coding sequence ATCAATGTGATTTCAAATTTATTGCAGGCAGCTGGAAACGCCCTACAGGCTCTTGGAGGGAAATTTGAGCTGGATGATCCTAATGGTGACCACGAATACAGTCAGTCTTTAATAGTAGCAAGATGCTGGATTCAAGCAGTTGGAGCCAGTATTATCAGCATTATGATAACTGATGAAAAAAGAAAGGAAATTAAAATTGGAAAAGTATGA
- a CDS encoding aminoacyl-tRNA deacylase, protein MEKYENIMKKYIEEHNLSAEHYTLSESCHSVEDAAQAMDASSDEFVKNICLIDENKNLIVAIVKGEDRASTTRVGKELNIPKPKLANEIEILEQTGFPVGGVPSFGYKAFFLVDPKVTEQSYVYTGGGSPHSLIKISVEEMLKVNEGRVVRIRK, encoded by the coding sequence TTGGAAAAGTATGAAAATATAATGAAAAAATACATAGAAGAACACAATCTATCAGCAGAGCATTATACTTTATCAGAGTCTTGTCATTCAGTAGAAGACGCCGCACAAGCAATGGATGCTTCTTCAGATGAGTTTGTAAAAAACATTTGTTTAATTGACGAAAATAAAAATTTAATTGTCGCAATTGTAAAAGGTGAAGATCGAGCCAGCACAACCCGTGTTGGTAAAGAATTAAATATCCCTAAACCAAAGTTAGCTAATGAAATAGAGATTTTAGAGCAAACTGGATTTCCTGTTGGAGGGGTGCCATCATTCGGATATAAAGCTTTCTTTTTAGTAGATCCTAAAGTAACAGAACAGTCTTATGTATATACGGGAGGAGGGTCTCCACATTCTCTTATAAAAATAAGTGTGGAAGAGATGCTAAAAGTTAACGAGGGAAGAGTAGTAAGAATTAGAAAGTAA
- a CDS encoding AbrB family transcriptional regulator yields the protein MKSMQNYKTNQLLQISVTLFSALIGGFIFCIFKLPIPWLLGPMTVVLLVSNLGIIKLHWPIYIRNTGLIIVGYSIGLTFTRDTLFTMISKLPSMAFMTILLILICTGMAFFISRITDINFPTALTSSIPGGLSQIITFAEETKGIDITTVTFFQVIRVIMIIFLVPFLIFSPLLSKEELETAPQVISTSVQQEFFPQIILFAIFSVIIALLGKRINLPTAFLLGPILGIAFLNVSGVQGPPLPSAVLDISQFMIGGYIGLLLKPDKLKHRAKIIPVALFSSLILVCISLGMSFLLVWQYQFSAITSFLSLAPGGADQMGIIGHELNADVSMITGYQLFRILFIFFAVPPLLKLILGFSLKKKEYDG from the coding sequence ATGAAGAGTATGCAAAATTATAAAACTAATCAACTTCTCCAAATATCTGTAACTCTATTTTCCGCATTAATCGGCGGATTCATTTTTTGCATTTTTAAATTGCCTATCCCTTGGCTTTTGGGACCGATGACAGTAGTATTATTAGTTTCTAATCTAGGAATAATCAAGCTGCACTGGCCAATATATATCCGAAATACAGGGTTAATTATAGTCGGTTATTCAATCGGTCTTACATTTACACGGGATACACTCTTTACGATGATATCAAAGCTTCCATCGATGGCATTTATGACGATCCTCCTTATTTTGATATGTACCGGAATGGCGTTTTTTATATCACGTATTACCGATATTAATTTCCCTACTGCTCTGACTAGCAGTATTCCTGGAGGTTTATCGCAAATCATAACATTTGCGGAAGAAACAAAAGGAATTGATATTACCACTGTTACTTTCTTTCAAGTGATCAGAGTTATTATGATTATTTTTTTAGTTCCCTTTCTTATTTTCAGCCCCCTGCTTTCAAAAGAAGAATTGGAAACTGCTCCCCAAGTTATCAGCACTAGTGTGCAACAGGAGTTTTTTCCTCAAATCATTTTATTTGCGATATTTTCTGTAATAATTGCTCTTTTAGGAAAAAGGATTAATCTGCCCACAGCTTTTTTATTAGGACCAATTCTAGGAATCGCTTTCTTGAATGTATCAGGTGTTCAAGGACCGCCTCTTCCCTCTGCAGTTCTGGATATCTCTCAATTTATGATTGGGGGTTATATAGGTTTATTACTAAAACCTGATAAATTAAAACATAGAGCAAAAATTATTCCTGTAGCCCTATTCAGCAGTTTAATTTTAGTGTGTATTTCATTAGGAATGAGCTTTTTGCTTGTATGGCAGTATCAATTTTCAGCCATTACAAGTTTCTTAAGCCTTGCCCCTGGCGGCGCGGATCAAATGGGAATTATAGGACATGAATTAAATGCTGATGTATCAATGATTACCGGGTATCAATTATTTAGAATTCTGTTCATATTCTTTGCAGTACCTCCCCTTTTAAAATTAATCTTAGGGTTCAGCTTAAAGAAAAAGGAATACGATGGTTAG